The Paenibacillus mucilaginosus 3016 genome includes the window CTTGATAAGGTAGTCGTCCGCATCGAGGGTGAGCGCCTTTTTGACATAATGGAAGTCCTCATGGCAGGTAAGGAAGATCAGCCGCACTTCGGGCTTCAACCGGGTGAATTCGGCTGCAAGCTCCAGCCCGTTGATCTGCGGGAGCCCGATATCTGTTATCACGAGATCCGGCAGCAGCTCCCTGAACAGCTGCAGCGCCTTCGCGCTGGAGTAGGTCCGTCCCACGACCCGCAGGCCGAGCTCTTCCCAATCCGCCAGCTGCGCCACATATTTGAGCATGGGAACATCGTCATCAATCAGCAGCACTTTGAGCATAAGATGTCATCTTCCTCCTCCGGATCAGCCTGCAGTCGGCAGCCTTCCCTGCCGCTCCTCCCCTGTTCTCCCCGCCGGCCCTGCGCCGAGGCCCGCCGAACCCGGCAGCCGCAGCAGCACCTCGAGCCCTTCGACGGGTCCCGGGCTGAGCTTCATCGCCGCCCCCTCCCCGAAGGTGAGCCGCAGCCGCTGCAGCACGTTGTACAAGCCTACGCGCTCATACGCCGCCGTCTCGTCCGCCCCTCCGGCGCCGAGCAGCCGGTTCAGCTCGTCGAGCCGGGCCTGCGGCGCTCCGGCCCCGTTATCGCGGATGAGGATCTCCACCCGATCCGCGTCGCGCCGGACCTCCACTTCGATCCTTGCGCCCTCTTCCCGGTCGGAGAGCCCGTGCACGACGGCGTTCTCGATCAGCGGCTGGAGCGCCAGCATCGGCATGGGGAATTCCTCGAGCTCGGGCGGGAGCATGATCTCGAGCCCGATCTGCCGGTCGCTGCGCATCTCCATAATGTCCGTGTAATGACGCAGCAGCTGGCATTCGCTGCGCAGGGTCGCCAGCTCCCCGGCTTTCATATACGCCCGGAGCAGGCTCATCAGCGACTCGATCTGCCCTCCGTGGCGGCGGTCGCCCTCCAGCACGAGCGAGCAGCGGACCGAGTTCAGGGTGTTGAGCAGAAAATGCGGCCGGATCTGCGCATACAGCGCCTGCAGCTCCAGCACCCGCTTCTGGTGCTGTTCTTCCTCGATGCCGGCGATGAGCTTGTCAATATCGTCAAGCATCCCGTTCACCGCGCCGCCGAGCTCCTCGATCTCATCGATGCCCGACGGCTGGTACCTTAGCTTCCGGTTGCCCTGGCCGTACTGCTTGGCCAGCGCCTGCAGCCGCTTCACCGGCAGGTGAAGCCGCTTCGCCAGGAACACGGAGAGCAGAAGGAACAGCCCCGAGAACAGGAAGATAAACAGCGCACTCCAGAAGAACGCCTGGGTAATCTCCCCTGTGATGCTGTGTTTCGGCGTCTGGTAGACGAGCTTCCACCCGCCCTTGGGCAGGATCGTCTCGTTGCGGACCTCATCCCCTGCCGCCTCCTCAGCGGTATAAGGCAGTGCCGCCGAGCCGGCCACGCGGGCGCCGTCCGACGCGAAGAGGGCGAAGGCGCCTTCGCGGAACGGCTCGAACAGGCTCTCGAAGTAGGCGGCGGAGATCCCCACCATGAGCGCGGCCAGCTCGCGCTGCTCCGGCGACTCGCCGGTGACGACCCGGGCGATATAATAATAGCCCGGAGAGCCGGGCGCATCCGCTGCGCCCCTTACGCTGCCGAGCCACTGCAGGCCGTCCGAGGCCGTAAGCGAGATCTTCGGGCGAAGGGCTTCATAGTCGTGACGCATCTCCTCGATGCCGCTCCCGGTGCCTCCCGGAATGTCCATATACGGAATGATGAAGCCGTGAGGGTTGGCCAGATACATCCGGATGTCCTTATTCAGCGATTTCATCGCGATGCTCTCGAAGATCCCCTGAATCTCCATGTACCGGCGGTACGCCGAGTAATCCTCGATCCCCTTCGTGTCCGCGAAGGAGACCAGCTGCCGGCGGACGGACGCATCCCGGGCAAAATAATGGGTCGTATACGACAGATCGTCGATGAGCTTCGTGATGTCCTTCGCCATCAGATCCAGCACCGACTGGTTCGTCAGCCGGATCTTCTCCATCAGCGTGGATTTCGTCACCTGATACGACACGACGGACACCGCCATGACGGGCACCAGAATGAAGACGAGGAACG containing:
- a CDS encoding sensor histidine kinase, giving the protein MLRGSFYKRIQASFLVFILVPVMAVSVVSYQVTKSTLMEKIRLTNQSVLDLMAKDITKLIDDLSYTTHYFARDASVRRQLVSFADTKGIEDYSAYRRYMEIQGIFESIAMKSLNKDIRMYLANPHGFIIPYMDIPGGTGSGIEEMRHDYEALRPKISLTASDGLQWLGSVRGAADAPGSPGYYYIARVVTGESPEQRELAALMVGISAAYFESLFEPFREGAFALFASDGARVAGSAALPYTAEEAAGDEVRNETILPKGGWKLVYQTPKHSITGEITQAFFWSALFIFLFSGLFLLLSVFLAKRLHLPVKRLQALAKQYGQGNRKLRYQPSGIDEIEELGGAVNGMLDDIDKLIAGIEEEQHQKRVLELQALYAQIRPHFLLNTLNSVRCSLVLEGDRRHGGQIESLMSLLRAYMKAGELATLRSECQLLRHYTDIMEMRSDRQIGLEIMLPPELEEFPMPMLALQPLIENAVVHGLSDREEGARIEVEVRRDADRVEILIRDNGAGAPQARLDELNRLLGAGGADETAAYERVGLYNVLQRLRLTFGEGAAMKLSPGPVEGLEVLLRLPGSAGLGAGPAGRTGEERQGRLPTAG